In Brevundimonas sp. SGAir0440, one DNA window encodes the following:
- a CDS encoding tryptophan halogenase family protein has product MIIDRIVIVGGGTAGWMAAAALAHSFEGAGKTVILVESEAIGIIGVGEATIPEILKFNARLGIDEADFLRETKATFKLGIEFDGWRREGERYFHPFGAFGLDMEGIAFHHFWLKACAEGRSEPLETYSMAWQAARRGRFVHPQGGPQSPLSSLGYAYHFDAALYAGFLRRFAEGLGVVRHEGRVVEVQQAADGDIAGVKLDDGRIVEGDFFIDCTGFVGLLIEQALKSGYEDWSSWLPCDSAVAVPCEREEPLSPYTRSTAREAGWQWRIPLQHRVGNGYVYSSAHLSHQAAEDALMSRLEGKALAEPRRLRFTTGRRKDCWKRNCVAVGLSSGFLEPLESTSIHLIQSAITKLITLFPSRKDSEGLRREFNALMEEEFVTVRDFLILHYKITQREGAFWQQVRDMPIPDRLVAKIALFEETGRIVRRDHDIFSESSWLAVAVGQGLTPHGRHPISDVISRDANLSRLAAIRDSIWRTADALPTHEDVLATTMNRKAF; this is encoded by the coding sequence ATGATCATAGATCGCATCGTCATCGTCGGCGGCGGGACGGCGGGGTGGATGGCGGCGGCGGCGCTGGCGCATTCGTTCGAGGGCGCGGGCAAGACCGTGATCCTGGTCGAATCTGAGGCCATCGGCATTATCGGCGTGGGCGAGGCGACGATCCCGGAAATCCTGAAGTTCAACGCGCGCCTGGGGATCGACGAGGCGGACTTCCTGCGGGAGACCAAGGCGACGTTCAAGCTGGGGATCGAGTTCGACGGCTGGCGACGCGAGGGCGAGCGCTATTTCCATCCGTTCGGCGCCTTCGGGCTGGATATGGAAGGCATCGCCTTTCATCATTTCTGGTTGAAAGCCTGCGCCGAAGGCAGGTCGGAGCCGCTGGAAACCTATTCCATGGCCTGGCAGGCCGCGCGCCGTGGCCGTTTCGTTCATCCGCAGGGCGGGCCGCAGTCGCCGTTGTCCAGCCTGGGCTACGCCTATCATTTCGATGCGGCGCTCTATGCGGGCTTCCTGCGCCGCTTTGCGGAGGGTCTGGGCGTCGTCCGCCACGAGGGGCGGGTGGTCGAGGTCCAGCAGGCGGCGGATGGAGATATCGCCGGCGTCAAGCTGGACGACGGCCGCATCGTCGAAGGCGACTTCTTCATCGATTGCACCGGTTTCGTCGGCCTTCTGATCGAGCAGGCGTTGAAGTCCGGCTATGAGGACTGGAGTTCTTGGCTCCCGTGTGACAGCGCTGTCGCCGTGCCGTGCGAGCGCGAGGAGCCCTTATCGCCCTACACGCGGTCGACGGCGCGCGAGGCAGGATGGCAATGGCGCATCCCGCTGCAACACCGTGTGGGCAACGGCTACGTCTATTCCTCGGCGCATCTCTCGCATCAGGCCGCCGAGGACGCGCTGATGTCGCGGCTGGAGGGCAAGGCTCTGGCCGAGCCGCGTCGCCTGCGGTTCACCACGGGCAGGCGCAAGGACTGCTGGAAGCGCAACTGCGTGGCGGTTGGATTGTCGAGCGGATTCCTCGAGCCGCTAGAATCGACCAGCATTCACCTGATCCAGAGCGCCATCACCAAGCTGATCACCCTGTTTCCGTCGCGCAAAGACAGCGAGGGCCTTCGCCGCGAGTTCAACGCGCTGATGGAGGAGGAATTCGTCACTGTCCGCGACTTCTTGATCCTGCACTACAAGATTACGCAGCGGGAAGGGGCTTTCTGGCAGCAGGTGCGCGACATGCCGATCCCGGACCGGCTGGTGGCCAAGATCGCCCTGTTCGAGGAGACGGGTCGGATCGTCAGGCGCGACCATGACATCTTTTCCGAATCGAGCTGGCTGGCGGTCGCAGTGGGGCAGGGGCTGACGCCGCACGGGCGTCACCCGATTTCCGACGTGATCAGTCGCGACGCCAATCTAAGCCGACTGGCGGCGATCCGAGACAGCATCTGGCGCACGGCCGACGCTTTGCCGACGCACGAAGATGTTCTGGCGACGACGATGAATCGCAAGGCGTTTTGA